The following coding sequences are from one Capsicum annuum cultivar UCD-10X-F1 chromosome 3, UCD10Xv1.1, whole genome shotgun sequence window:
- the LOC124885297 gene encoding uncharacterized protein LOC124885297 translates to MVTTTDGSTNQDDDDAIIGVAATSILVAWVAIIVAYEHESSIPREPYVNKDQEREFYMNSILNGSDVHSVGQIRMSKHAFYELCNALRRNSFLCSTKNMSVQEQVNRVYSSMLPHHASSSFEALSNPYKITGWNRPTGDNEQPSILSLVYRAKDGTHVLASIPIEQQNRFHGRKGTTTQNVLAVINFNLKFMYVLAGWEGSTHDSRILNDTLKRPHGLQISQDKYYLVDVGYRLHKGFIPPYHGIRYHLQKYSDCSPQNERELFNLHRASLRSSVEHAFDILKRRFRVIDNEHFWDFKTQVNVALASCILHNHIVDSEPNDIIIQEVDVEAVIQLQNAQITQNSQGSQSYQTQRERREEARQRSSKRDAIAHAMFVNYDR, encoded by the exons ATGGTCACTACAACAGATGGTTCGACTAACCAAGATGACGATGATGCAATAATTGGAGTTGCAGCTACATCTATTTTAGTTGCCTGGGTTGCAATAATTGTTGCCTACGAACATGAAAGTAGCATTCCTAGAGAACCATATGttaataaagatcaagaaagagAATTTTACATGAATAGTATTTTGAATGGAAGTGATGTTCACAGTGTAGGTCAGATAAGAATGAGTAAGCATGCGTTTTATGAACTATGCAATGCTCTTAGAAGGAATAGTTTCTTGTGTTCAACCAAAAATATGTCTGTTCAAGAACAA GTCAACCGAGTCTATTCATCGATGCTTCCACAccatgcttcaagtagttttgaAGCTCTATCCAATCCTTATAAAATCACCGGATGGAACCGTCCAACCGGAGATAATGAACAACCATCGATATTATCCCTGGTTTACC GAGCAAAAGATGGAACACATGTGCTTGCATCTATCCCTATTGAACAACAAAATAGATTTCATGGTCGAAAAGGCACAACAACACAAAATGTATTAGCCGTCATTAACTTTAATTTGAAGTTCATGTATGTGCTTGCTGGTTGGGAAGGATCTACACATGATTCTCGCATATTAAATGATACATTGAAGAGACCACATGGTCTCCAAATCTCACAAG ATAAATACTATCTTGTAGATGTGGGATATAGACTTCATAAAGGGTTTATTCCTCCTTATCATGGAATACGCTATCACTTGCAAAAATATAGTGATTGTTCTCCCCAAAATGAAAGAGAATTGTTCAATCTTCATCGTGCATCACTGAGATCCTCAGTTGAACATGCCTTTGATATTCTAAAGAGACGATTTCGTGTGATTGACAATGAACATTTTTGGGACTTTAAGACACAAGTGAATGTGGCATTAGCGTCGTGCATTTTACATAATCACATAGTTGATTCGGAGCCAAATGACATAATAATACAAGAAGTAGATGTTGAAGCAGTAATTCAACTTCAAAATGCTCAAATTACTCAAAATTCTCAAGGAAGTCAAAGCTATCAAACACAAAGAGAAAGGCGAGAAGAAGCTAGACAACGGTCATCAAAAAGAGATGCAATTGCTCATGCCATGTTTGTAAATTATGATAGGTGA